Proteins encoded by one window of Paenibacillus urinalis:
- a CDS encoding serine hydrolase domain-containing protein has translation MSQQLSQFEPMYRYIEQKVQAGAWPSAVLGITDKEHSIDLRSYGMHDHGTNIDSTSTYPVFSITKPMFGLAIMQLWEQGLLHPSQLITELLPEFGEQGKDKLALWHLLTHTSGLDESYMARWAQGKLEADGMNHSKIFTSLVSSTLTAAPGTSVSYNNIAFTVLAEIIERISGMTYEDYLKTHIFDPLGMKDTGFGEPGADQSRMAPIGSLEAIAGRMDQLMSAKLPFGGLISTADDLMIFAKAMLNETKYAEDKRLLQPLTFRQMVTPQTLHIDEVDSDYGFVWKMPARHKGYIERDIFGHNGIGGCMVWMYPKQGYAFVLMTAQLAKTVDNIHVHNVFSSCLNE, from the coding sequence GTGAGCCAGCAATTAAGTCAATTTGAACCCATGTATCGTTACATCGAACAGAAAGTGCAGGCTGGAGCATGGCCATCTGCTGTACTTGGCATCACAGATAAAGAGCATTCCATTGATCTGCGGTCTTATGGCATGCATGATCATGGAACAAATATAGACAGTACGAGCACTTATCCGGTATTTTCCATCACGAAGCCCATGTTTGGATTAGCCATTATGCAGTTATGGGAGCAGGGGTTACTTCATCCATCCCAGCTTATAACTGAGCTGCTCCCTGAGTTCGGTGAACAGGGAAAAGACAAGCTTGCCTTATGGCATTTGCTGACCCATACGTCAGGATTGGATGAGTCCTATATGGCAAGATGGGCTCAAGGCAAGCTTGAAGCAGACGGAATGAATCATTCCAAGATCTTCACTTCTCTCGTATCCAGTACCTTAACAGCTGCTCCAGGTACTTCAGTAAGCTACAACAATATTGCATTTACTGTGCTTGCGGAGATCATCGAGCGTATCAGCGGCATGACCTATGAAGATTATCTGAAGACACATATTTTTGATCCGCTGGGGATGAAGGATACCGGCTTTGGTGAACCTGGTGCAGATCAGTCCAGAATGGCACCTATAGGAAGCTTAGAAGCGATAGCGGGGCGAATGGACCAGCTGATGAGTGCGAAGCTGCCCTTTGGCGGCTTGATCAGTACAGCGGATGATCTGATGATCTTCGCAAAAGCCATGCTGAATGAAACGAAGTATGCGGAAGACAAGCGTCTTCTACAGCCACTGACGTTCAGACAGATGGTTACACCTCAGACGCTTCATATTGATGAGGTCGATTCGGATTACGGATTTGTATGGAAAATGCCTGCGCGTCACAAAGGGTACATCGAACGGGATATTTTTGGTCATAACGGTATAGGCGGCTGTATGGTCTGGATGTATCCGAAGCAAGGATATGCATTTGTACTGATGACGGCGCAGCTGGCCAAAACGGTAGACAATATTCATGTGCACAATGTATTTAGCTCCTGTCTGAATGAGTAG
- a CDS encoding S-layer homology domain-containing protein, with product MTNSPISKKLAAILLVSSLVLTINSTAIFAAESTAVTSASNSQSDLPMVRLVPSSYHVKTGDVVEVAIWLQGFTGDYSKVQGYEVHLNFDKTLLAPVEGETKLTPSVFKKTSNPMSLLNKVNASGNVQIAEAITSKNAKLFMGYGKVGTVKFRALKAGAAKLTQSKSIIIQPDNPGINIIHRVNHPTITISGSGSGAGKVNEVIETVGDKAEQKVSLPTSKEIISGFKDQSALTKVKWAENAIIRLATSEVLVGTNEGNFEPLRNMTRAEFAKAVVTALELNMAQTMAPSFSDIKTTDWYYDYVETAASYGLIQGSKDKSGALTFKPNAPITRAELAAILSRHLTAGTSESTVKTAPFTDIQNHWAQSSISYLYNNQLIQGKSQSKFAPNDMANRAEVSVMLNRIQEWTD from the coding sequence ATGACCAATTCTCCGATATCGAAGAAATTAGCCGCAATTCTACTGGTAAGCAGTCTAGTACTTACTATAAATTCTACAGCGATCTTTGCTGCAGAATCGACAGCCGTTACTTCTGCCTCGAACAGCCAATCCGATCTTCCGATGGTTCGTCTCGTGCCCTCTTCATACCATGTCAAGACAGGAGATGTCGTTGAAGTTGCGATATGGCTGCAGGGTTTTACGGGAGACTACAGCAAAGTACAGGGCTATGAGGTTCACTTGAATTTTGATAAAACACTGCTTGCGCCTGTCGAGGGAGAGACCAAGCTTACGCCAAGCGTTTTTAAGAAAACGAGCAATCCGATGAGCCTGCTTAATAAAGTGAATGCGTCAGGTAACGTACAAATTGCCGAGGCAATTACATCGAAGAATGCGAAGCTGTTTATGGGCTATGGTAAAGTAGGTACGGTAAAATTTCGCGCATTGAAGGCCGGGGCAGCTAAACTGACCCAGTCCAAGTCGATCATTATTCAGCCGGATAATCCTGGCATTAACATCATACATCGTGTGAACCATCCTACAATTACGATCTCAGGGAGCGGATCAGGAGCAGGTAAAGTAAATGAAGTCATTGAGACCGTGGGAGATAAAGCTGAGCAAAAAGTGAGTCTGCCGACAAGTAAAGAGATCATCTCCGGGTTTAAAGATCAGTCGGCATTAACCAAAGTCAAATGGGCAGAGAATGCCATCATTCGTCTGGCTACAAGTGAAGTGCTTGTCGGCACGAATGAGGGCAACTTTGAACCGCTCCGCAATATGACAAGGGCTGAATTCGCCAAAGCGGTTGTAACTGCACTTGAGCTTAATATGGCTCAGACGATGGCACCCTCATTCTCGGATATCAAAACGACCGATTGGTATTATGATTATGTGGAAACCGCTGCGAGTTACGGTCTGATTCAGGGCTCCAAGGATAAGAGTGGGGCGCTGACGTTCAAGCCGAATGCTCCCATTACAAGAGCAGAATTAGCTGCGATCCTATCCAGGCATCTTACGGCAGGGACAAGTGAGTCGACCGTTAAAACGGCACCATTTACAGATATTCAGAATCACTGGGCCCAGTCCTCCATCTCCTATCTGTACAACAACCAGCTGATCCAAGGTAAATCCCAGTCCAAATTTGCACCGAATGACATGGCGAATCGTGCTGAGGTCAGTGTCATGCTGAATCGAATTCAAGAGTGGACTGACTAA
- a CDS encoding GNAT family N-acetyltransferase — translation MAEFVRTPPIQEIATFIARMNSSKSSNVGYAGMNRHEIEASLTEEFSDLSLEDSIVVYMEEGKIVGILGFDVELEAGAAEIWGPFIDTEFGPLWQRIATDLWNTGLAKLESRVHTFKGFYNTANDRGRELMNQLKADYKQKETVLVIKPDALIKEQGGAYFHHASNGSIEAWDERWAAPFSTLHDQCFPSTYYNSTAILERRSNENRLFLYTQEEELLGYVYTEGNEEHAEGSLEYIAVAAAARNKGIGTALMRYAVTDLFERAIEEVKLCVSSSNHTALGVYLRAGFTVEQELEFYILNTEECTSAIKRRKQNEIKYDGPSNC, via the coding sequence GTGGCTGAATTTGTCCGTACACCCCCGATTCAAGAGATCGCAACGTTTATCGCCAGAATGAATAGCAGTAAGAGCAGCAATGTTGGTTATGCAGGAATGAATAGACACGAGATTGAGGCTAGTCTGACAGAAGAATTCTCAGATTTGTCTCTTGAAGACTCTATCGTAGTTTATATGGAGGAAGGAAAAATTGTTGGCATCCTTGGGTTTGATGTCGAACTGGAAGCAGGAGCAGCAGAAATTTGGGGGCCTTTTATCGACACGGAGTTTGGACCCTTGTGGCAGAGGATTGCCACTGATCTATGGAATACAGGCCTAGCCAAGCTAGAGAGTCGTGTACATACATTCAAAGGCTTCTATAATACGGCGAACGATCGTGGAAGAGAGTTAATGAACCAGTTAAAGGCTGATTATAAACAGAAGGAAACGGTTCTTGTAATTAAACCAGATGCATTAATAAAGGAACAAGGAGGGGCATACTTCCATCATGCTTCAAATGGTTCAATAGAAGCTTGGGATGAGCGGTGGGCAGCGCCCTTCTCGACGTTGCATGATCAGTGCTTTCCAAGTACCTACTATAATTCAACAGCAATTCTAGAACGACGGAGTAACGAGAATCGACTATTTCTATATACTCAAGAAGAAGAGCTCCTCGGTTATGTCTACACGGAAGGAAACGAAGAGCATGCTGAAGGCAGCTTGGAATATATTGCGGTAGCTGCTGCAGCTCGAAATAAGGGGATTGGTACTGCACTAATGCGGTATGCGGTAACGGATTTGTTTGAAAGAGCTATTGAAGAGGTAAAGTTATGCGTGTCGAGCTCTAATCATACAGCGCTTGGGGTCTATTTAAGGGCGGGTTTTACTGTCGAGCAGGAGCTCGAATTCTACATTTTAAATACTGAAGAATGCACAAGTGCTATCAAGAGAAGGAAACAGAATGAAATCAAATATGATGGACCCAGCAATTGTTGA
- a CDS encoding GntP family permease yields the protein MLTGPMLIVVFLIALAFLFLLIIKWKVEPFLALAFTAFATAIAIGIPMKEVPGVVTSGFGSTLTGVGILIGLGVIFGQFLGASGAVEKIASSMLKIFGIKKSPAGLALSGTVVSIPVYFDAAFVILSGLLKSLASRTGISIVTFVTALGVGLITAHNMIAPTPGPMVVAENTGSDLGLFILYGIIVAIPATLVGGYIYGMFIGKRIKTEDEVETVEEEVKQLPRKEISTAMSFGMLSLPIILILANTISQMLFPGTFIETLFGFLGDKNVALLISVLAAIVLLRPYIAEDSGKLYTEAIATGGMIILITGAGGAFGAVINHSGIGDYLITTMQSWSIPVLLLAFIFTQILRASLGSSTVALVTTSSIMGPLVADLGVSPILLGLAICAGGIGLSLPNDSGFWVVNRFGKLTVTQTLKVWTLGGFIAGLTALATVYVLSLFSGILPGI from the coding sequence ATGTTGACAGGACCTATGCTGATCGTCGTGTTTCTGATTGCATTAGCATTTCTGTTTCTTCTTATTATCAAGTGGAAGGTTGAGCCGTTTCTGGCTCTCGCCTTCACTGCATTTGCAACAGCAATTGCCATTGGCATTCCTATGAAGGAGGTTCCCGGCGTTGTTACCTCCGGTTTCGGAAGCACACTGACCGGGGTCGGTATATTAATCGGTCTTGGTGTGATTTTCGGTCAATTTCTGGGGGCATCTGGTGCCGTTGAGAAAATTGCCAGCTCCATGCTGAAAATATTCGGTATCAAAAAATCGCCTGCAGGACTGGCGCTGTCCGGTACCGTGGTGTCGATCCCCGTCTATTTTGACGCTGCATTTGTCATTTTGAGCGGACTGCTTAAGAGTCTTGCTTCACGTACAGGTATCTCAATCGTTACCTTTGTAACCGCTCTCGGAGTTGGATTAATTACCGCACATAATATGATTGCGCCAACGCCAGGCCCGATGGTTGTAGCTGAGAATACAGGCTCGGATTTAGGACTGTTTATTCTGTACGGCATTATCGTAGCGATTCCGGCAACTCTTGTTGGGGGATACATCTATGGAATGTTCATAGGAAAGCGCATCAAGACGGAGGATGAAGTTGAAACCGTTGAGGAAGAAGTTAAACAACTGCCGCGTAAGGAAATCAGCACAGCGATGTCCTTCGGCATGCTCTCCCTTCCGATCATCCTGATCCTTGCCAACACAATTTCACAGATGCTGTTTCCTGGGACATTCATTGAAACGTTGTTCGGATTTCTGGGAGACAAGAATGTTGCGCTGCTGATCAGTGTATTAGCTGCTATTGTCCTGCTTCGCCCTTATATTGCAGAAGATTCAGGCAAATTGTACACCGAAGCCATCGCAACAGGCGGTATGATCATTCTGATTACCGGTGCCGGCGGCGCGTTCGGTGCTGTCATTAATCACAGCGGAATTGGTGACTATCTGATTACGACGATGCAGAGCTGGAGCATACCTGTGCTGCTGCTGGCATTCATATTCACACAAATTCTGAGAGCATCCTTAGGATCTTCAACTGTTGCCCTCGTTACTACATCAAGCATTATGGGACCGCTCGTTGCGGATCTTGGTGTATCTCCGATCCTGCTTGGACTGGCCATCTGTGCCGGGGGTATCGGCTTGTCCCTTCCGAATGATTCCGGATTCTGGGTTGTTAACCGGTTTGGTAAGCTGACGGTTACCCAGACTCTGAAGGTATGGACACTGGGTGGATTTATCGCAGGATTGACAGCGCTTGCGACAGTCTATGTATTAAGCTTGTTCAGCGGAATTCTGCCGGGAATTTAA
- the garR gene encoding 2-hydroxy-3-oxopropionate reductase gives MRIGFIGLGIMGKPMAANLLKKGYSIIVNDLNHSAVEELKALGADTGDTPKQVAFESDIIITMLPNNAIVKSVILGEEGIIHGAKEGSIVVDMSSISPVAATEIAEALKKQGIEMLDAPVSGGEPKAIDGTLSVMAGGNENAFNQVKPILACMGKDITWVGPSGSGATAKLANQIMVNVNIAAMSEALVLAAKAGIDIEKMYHAIRGGLAGSAVLDAKLPMIIERNFKAGGRVDINLKDLTNVMETADAYEMSLPLTEHVKHIFESLKNEGKQADDHGGIVQYYEKLAGVEVRKAQQ, from the coding sequence ATGAGAATTGGCTTCATAGGACTAGGAATTATGGGTAAGCCGATGGCAGCGAATCTCTTAAAGAAGGGATACAGCATTATCGTCAATGACTTAAACCATTCGGCTGTGGAAGAGCTGAAGGCACTTGGGGCAGACACGGGCGACACCCCTAAGCAGGTTGCATTTGAAAGCGATATCATCATTACCATGCTTCCTAACAATGCGATTGTTAAAAGTGTCATTTTGGGTGAAGAAGGCATCATCCATGGAGCGAAGGAAGGCTCGATTGTCGTTGATATGAGCTCCATCTCACCGGTTGCGGCAACTGAAATTGCCGAGGCTTTGAAGAAGCAAGGGATCGAAATGCTGGATGCACCTGTCAGCGGTGGAGAACCTAAAGCGATCGACGGAACCCTGTCTGTTATGGCGGGTGGAAATGAAAACGCATTTAATCAAGTTAAGCCTATTCTGGCCTGCATGGGTAAGGATATTACCTGGGTTGGTCCGAGCGGCAGTGGAGCTACAGCCAAGCTGGCGAATCAAATTATGGTAAACGTTAACATTGCCGCGATGTCAGAGGCTCTAGTACTGGCAGCCAAGGCCGGCATTGACATCGAGAAAATGTATCACGCCATTCGCGGCGGACTGGCTGGAAGCGCTGTATTAGATGCTAAGCTTCCCATGATTATTGAACGCAACTTCAAAGCCGGAGGACGTGTAGACATTAATTTGAAGGATCTGACCAATGTTATGGAGACGGCAGATGCTTATGAGATGTCACTCCCTCTTACTGAACACGTGAAGCATATATTCGAGTCCCTGAAAAATGAAGGAAAACAAGCTGATGATCATGGGGGCATCGTGCAATATTATGAGAAGCTGGCTGGTGTAGAAGTCCGCAAAGCGCAGCAATAA
- a CDS encoding S8 family serine peptidase: MQSKPIRRRLMSLSVVSTLFLSTVFPAVVSGAEATNRKFDPSLFNLDESKLNSQMNGVTLNSSKKQAALNNTDQSTNTGSKIESYTQSDNSERASSVITPQNYVPESDSTSTISVIVELSEEPIALYESKSSQNLNSGNNDQRSLIQKQQQSFASAAKRLNATLKTPYSVVFNGYAVDIRADRVESLLAIPGVKAVYPDSEMKATPINSITPNMDESAPFIGSDTFWDIGYDGAGIKVGVLDTGIDYEHPSLADAYKGGYDFIDNDDDPYETPPDPNDPEAATDHGTHVSGTIAGRGNPLDPESGTGWVRGVAYGADIYAYRVLGPGGSGPTSGVIAAIEQSVEDDMDIINLSLGSEMNNEFDPASVALNNAALAGVVAVVANGNSGPDDYTLGSPGAAEIPISVGASTPPLNVPTVDGEGLLTSYGSLMTFSPDLSTLDGETIEVVYAGLGTTDETEAVDLTGKVALIQRGSISFTEKSVNAQAAGAVAAIIYNNEPGNFGGTLGVPGDYIPTLSISLEDGTALKSKIEATPGYEITFGIDLQQDLMADFSSRGPALPKYGIKPDISAPGVAIRSSIPAYGGDYSEAYADFQGTSMATPHVAGAAALLLDKDASLTLSEIKGLMTNNALKLSDLNGNRYEHNIQGAGRLDLESTLEAKAVALVQEETTAVESGEETPYETGLLSYGILDGGSTSTKTIEVSDVVGEGSSYSVSTEWYGTPPGTLSVSESSISVPVNGEASIDVTIAMSNGIADGNYEGELILTEAGGHQLKIPVYVYVGEPVEIPVVSDVAVDPQFFSPNEDELYDYTDVYFSVNAGNEKIALDILNPNGKWLGSIDESNGEMEPGDYWIQQWDGTIINGPNIIKLEDGIYFASGSALINGGWIEYLDEAYPFVLDTAAPVSTLDDPQITVEGDVGTIRGQIESDLMVDALGDYSGIGVEAGYLVDGEWDYAIGSISDNGEFTIEVPIVEGQNDFEVYVYDYTGNGFIEPSHLVSYESDGEEPGEPTPGEISLTVDPSADEVGVNESFNLDIDFSEVEDLYSAQFSLTYDEDLVKGTTAPSVVLATYQEEQNPGVTPYVYEETTALGNGLAKTDYVITLVGLESGYTGEGALASFNFAGASEGEYDFELSNVRALNSTSADIAVGDITGASVTVTSDPSPGQYSITGSIDAEAFADGVDYSETWYQGADGVHKVVVEAVDSNGSVAGVGTVRADGTYTIEVPEGTYTVRVVVPGHITETAGVTVDGNETLNFGPLTAGDVNNDGAVNLVDLQLTAKEFGKTKGSAWTNAKASAADINRDSAIDLLDISYIIGNYEL; this comes from the coding sequence ATGCAGTCTAAGCCCATTCGACGTAGATTGATGTCATTATCGGTTGTCTCCACGTTATTCCTATCCACAGTATTTCCCGCGGTAGTCTCCGGAGCTGAAGCAACGAATAGAAAGTTTGATCCTTCCTTATTTAATTTAGATGAGAGCAAGCTGAACTCTCAGATGAATGGTGTCACATTGAATAGTAGCAAGAAGCAAGCTGCATTAAATAACACAGATCAGAGTACGAATACCGGTTCGAAAATTGAATCCTATACACAGAGTGATAATTCCGAACGAGCTTCCTCAGTAATTACCCCGCAAAATTATGTTCCTGAATCAGACAGTACAAGTACAATCAGTGTAATCGTAGAGTTATCAGAAGAGCCGATCGCACTCTATGAATCGAAGTCTTCTCAAAATTTAAACTCGGGAAATAACGATCAGCGCAGCCTCATTCAGAAACAGCAACAGTCTTTTGCCTCTGCTGCAAAAAGACTGAATGCCACGCTGAAGACACCATATTCTGTTGTTTTTAACGGGTATGCAGTAGATATCCGGGCTGATCGGGTTGAAAGCCTGTTAGCGATTCCGGGTGTCAAAGCCGTGTATCCGGATAGTGAGATGAAAGCGACGCCAATCAACAGTATTACTCCTAATATGGATGAAAGTGCACCGTTTATTGGTTCAGATACGTTCTGGGATATCGGATATGATGGGGCAGGCATTAAGGTAGGTGTACTGGATACGGGAATTGATTATGAGCATCCAAGCTTAGCTGATGCATATAAAGGCGGATATGATTTCATTGATAATGATGATGATCCTTACGAAACACCTCCAGATCCTAATGATCCTGAAGCTGCTACCGATCATGGAACGCATGTGTCCGGTACGATTGCCGGCCGCGGCAATCCGCTTGATCCAGAAAGTGGAACAGGCTGGGTACGGGGCGTAGCCTATGGAGCTGATATATATGCGTATCGGGTGCTCGGTCCAGGCGGCAGCGGTCCAACATCAGGAGTAATTGCAGCAATTGAACAGTCGGTTGAGGATGACATGGATATCATAAATCTATCTTTGGGAAGCGAAATGAACAACGAATTTGATCCTGCTTCCGTTGCACTAAACAATGCGGCTCTGGCTGGTGTTGTTGCCGTGGTTGCTAATGGTAATTCGGGACCAGATGATTATACACTTGGTTCGCCGGGAGCTGCCGAAATACCCATCTCGGTAGGTGCTTCTACTCCCCCTCTTAATGTACCAACAGTTGATGGTGAGGGGCTACTTACTTCTTATGGCAGCCTGATGACATTCTCTCCGGATTTATCCACACTGGATGGAGAAACAATAGAAGTCGTTTATGCAGGTCTTGGAACGACGGACGAAACAGAAGCAGTCGATTTGACTGGAAAGGTTGCACTTATCCAAAGAGGAAGCATTTCCTTTACAGAGAAATCTGTAAATGCACAGGCTGCGGGTGCTGTAGCTGCCATCATTTATAATAACGAACCAGGGAACTTTGGTGGAACCTTGGGTGTACCAGGGGATTACATCCCAACCCTTAGTATATCTCTTGAGGATGGTACAGCCTTGAAGAGCAAGATCGAGGCTACTCCTGGTTATGAAATTACATTCGGAATTGACTTACAGCAGGACTTAATGGCAGATTTCAGCTCCAGAGGTCCCGCTCTTCCTAAATATGGAATCAAACCGGATATCTCCGCACCTGGTGTTGCGATTCGTTCTTCAATTCCAGCCTATGGTGGAGATTATTCAGAAGCTTATGCGGACTTCCAGGGTACAAGTATGGCTACACCGCATGTTGCGGGAGCAGCTGCACTGCTACTGGATAAGGATGCGAGCTTAACCCTATCTGAAATCAAAGGTTTAATGACCAATAATGCACTTAAACTGAGTGATCTAAATGGAAACCGGTATGAGCACAACATTCAAGGGGCAGGCAGGCTTGATCTGGAGAGTACCTTGGAAGCGAAGGCAGTAGCCTTGGTTCAGGAGGAAACAACCGCAGTAGAGTCGGGTGAAGAGACTCCTTATGAGACAGGACTACTGAGCTATGGAATACTTGATGGAGGATCGACATCAACCAAAACGATTGAAGTCAGTGATGTGGTGGGTGAAGGATCTTCCTACAGCGTATCCACAGAGTGGTATGGTACTCCTCCAGGGACGCTGAGTGTCAGTGAATCCAGCATTTCTGTTCCCGTTAATGGAGAAGCTTCGATTGATGTAACGATTGCAATGAGTAATGGGATAGCGGATGGAAATTACGAAGGCGAGCTTATATTGACGGAAGCTGGCGGTCACCAGCTGAAAATTCCAGTCTATGTGTACGTTGGTGAGCCTGTTGAAATCCCTGTCGTATCCGATGTTGCGGTTGACCCTCAATTTTTCTCACCTAATGAAGATGAGCTGTATGACTATACAGATGTATATTTCTCCGTGAATGCAGGGAACGAAAAAATAGCTTTAGATATTCTTAATCCTAATGGAAAATGGCTGGGTTCAATTGATGAATCTAATGGAGAAATGGAGCCTGGAGATTACTGGATACAACAATGGGATGGAACGATCATTAATGGGCCTAACATTATCAAACTTGAGGATGGAATTTACTTTGCCTCTGGATCAGCTTTAATAAATGGAGGCTGGATAGAGTATCTAGATGAAGCGTATCCATTTGTTCTCGATACGGCAGCACCAGTGTCGACTCTGGATGACCCACAAATTACCGTCGAAGGTGACGTCGGGACCATCCGGGGGCAGATTGAATCCGACCTTATGGTAGATGCTCTGGGTGATTATTCAGGTATTGGTGTTGAGGCAGGTTACCTTGTTGATGGCGAGTGGGACTATGCAATTGGATCGATCTCGGATAACGGTGAATTTACAATTGAAGTACCCATTGTAGAAGGCCAAAATGATTTCGAAGTGTATGTCTATGATTACACAGGCAATGGGTTTATTGAACCTTCACATCTTGTCAGCTACGAAAGTGACGGAGAAGAACCTGGCGAACCGACACCAGGCGAAATCTCCTTAACGGTGGATCCTTCCGCTGATGAAGTTGGTGTCAATGAATCCTTCAATCTGGACATTGATTTCTCCGAAGTGGAGGATCTCTATTCTGCTCAGTTCAGCTTGACGTATGACGAGGATCTGGTAAAAGGCACAACAGCACCAAGCGTGGTTCTCGCAACGTATCAAGAAGAGCAGAATCCGGGCGTAACACCATACGTCTATGAAGAAACAACGGCACTCGGTAATGGGCTGGCGAAAACAGACTACGTCATTACTTTGGTAGGATTGGAGTCTGGGTATACCGGAGAGGGTGCACTTGCATCGTTCAACTTCGCTGGCGCAAGTGAAGGCGAATACGACTTCGAATTATCGAATGTTCGTGCACTGAACAGTACTTCTGCAGATATTGCTGTAGGTGACATAACCGGAGCGTCTGTAACGGTAACAAGTGATCCTTCACCAGGTCAATACTCCATTACAGGCAGCATTGATGCCGAAGCCTTCGCTGACGGTGTTGACTACAGCGAGACTTGGTACCAAGGTGCGGATGGCGTACACAAGGTCGTTGTTGAAGCTGTTGATAGCAACGGTTCAGTAGCAGGTGTTGGAACGGTTCGGGCTGACGGTACGTACACCATTGAGGTTCCTGAAGGAACTTACACAGTACGCGTTGTTGTTCCGGGTCACATCACGGAAACAGCAGGCGTAACCGTAGACGGCAATGAAACATTGAACTTCGGACCGCTGACAGCAGGTGATGTCAATAATGACGGTGCAGTGAATCTCGTAGATCTGCAGCTGACAGCCAAAGAGTTCGGCAAAACGAAAGGTTCCGCTTGGACAAATGCTAAAGCCTCTGCAGCGGACATCAATCGTGACAGCGCAATAGACCTGCTGGACATCTCATACATCATCGGAAACTACGAGCTGTAA
- a CDS encoding four-carbon acid sugar kinase family protein, which produces MSGTTEKRDAAEILDQLPSLDHEMVQQLLSIEIKELDRKIIVLDDDPTGVQTVHGISVYTDWSMSTMLNGFREEQSMFFILTNSRAMVATESEEAHKEIARNAAAASKELNKPFLIISRGDSTLRGHYPLETDTLKDTIQAESGSTFDGEVILPYFKAGGRYTIDNIHYVQYGDKLVPAGETEFAKDRTFGYTSSHLGDWVEEKSEGAYLAKNTTYIALDTLRSMDIDTIVEQLMQVQHFNKVVVNAVDDVDVKVFTIALIRAIRGGKNFMFRTAASFTKVIGGISDKPLLNREELIPSPSNEGGLILVGSHVQKTTEQLEQLKTMADIAFIEFDVHLVTDDTAFAAETERVILEAEQTIASGKTCTVYTRRERLDLGEGMKNEELKQSVKISDAVTSIVQQLNVRPRFIVAKGGITSSDIGTKGLKVQRATVAGQIKPGVPVWITGEESKFPHIPYIIFPGNVGDQNTLKETVELLDQQ; this is translated from the coding sequence ATGAGTGGAACGACAGAGAAACGAGATGCTGCGGAAATATTAGACCAGCTCCCTTCACTAGATCATGAGATGGTGCAGCAGCTTCTGTCCATAGAAATTAAGGAGCTGGATCGAAAAATTATCGTTCTGGATGATGATCCGACAGGAGTGCAGACCGTACACGGCATATCTGTATACACGGACTGGTCTATGTCCACCATGCTGAATGGTTTTCGCGAGGAGCAGTCCATGTTCTTCATCCTGACGAATTCCCGTGCCATGGTGGCCACTGAATCAGAAGAGGCTCACAAGGAAATTGCCCGCAATGCCGCTGCGGCTTCTAAAGAGCTTAATAAGCCTTTTCTCATCATCAGCCGAGGTGATTCCACATTACGGGGCCATTATCCGCTGGAAACAGATACATTGAAGGATACGATTCAAGCGGAGTCAGGCTCCACATTTGATGGAGAAGTTATTCTTCCTTATTTCAAGGCAGGCGGACGTTATACGATCGACAACATTCACTATGTACAGTATGGCGATAAGCTAGTTCCTGCTGGCGAAACTGAATTTGCCAAGGATCGAACCTTTGGTTATACCAGCTCTCATCTGGGGGATTGGGTTGAGGAGAAATCTGAGGGTGCTTATCTGGCCAAGAACACCACTTACATTGCTCTGGATACACTGCGCTCTATGGATATTGATACGATTGTAGAGCAGCTTATGCAGGTCCAGCACTTTAACAAAGTCGTGGTTAACGCCGTTGACGATGTAGATGTGAAGGTCTTTACAATAGCGCTGATCCGTGCCATCCGCGGCGGGAAAAATTTCATGTTCCGTACAGCAGCCTCCTTCACCAAGGTCATTGGAGGAATCAGCGACAAGCCGCTGCTAAACAGGGAAGAGCTAATCCCCTCCCCTTCTAATGAAGGCGGACTGATTCTGGTCGGTTCCCATGTTCAAAAGACGACAGAACAGCTTGAACAACTAAAAACAATGGCGGATATCGCATTTATCGAATTTGATGTACATCTCGTTACCGATGACACCGCATTTGCAGCTGAAACAGAACGGGTCATCTTGGAAGCCGAGCAAACCATTGCATCAGGCAAGACCTGTACCGTATATACTCGCCGTGAACGGCTGGATCTCGGTGAAGGCATGAAGAATGAGGAATTGAAGCAGTCTGTAAAAATATCCGATGCCGTAACAAGTATCGTCCAGCAGCTCAACGTGCGTCCGCGCTTTATCGTAGCCAAGGGCGGTATTACTTCGAGCGATATCGGGACCAAGGGACTCAAGGTGCAGCGTGCTACCGTTGCTGGTCAGATCAAACCCGGCGTTCCGGTGTGGATTACAGGTGAAGAGAGCAAGTTCCCTCACATTCCTTATATCATCTTCCCTGGTAATGTCGGAGATCAGAACACGCTCAAAGAAACGGTCGAGCTGTTAGATCAACAATAG